A single genomic interval of Macadamia integrifolia cultivar HAES 741 chromosome 6, SCU_Mint_v3, whole genome shotgun sequence harbors:
- the LOC122082017 gene encoding probable methyltransferase PMT20, protein MKGKDGKPGSYPDKSSRMIPITLMFVVLCGFSFYLGGIFCSEKNRYVTKDVARPIQSHKEVTSTPLHMKSIVFPQCSKDYQDYTPCTDPKRWMKYGRHRLTFMERHCPPVFERKECLVPPPDGYKPPITWPKSRNECWYRNVPYDWINKQKSNQHWLRKEGEKFLFPGGGTMFPNGVSAYVDLMEDLIPEMKDGTIRTAIDTGCGVASWGGDLLDRGILTVSLAPRDNHEAQVQFALERGIPAILGIISTQRLPFPSNSFDMAHCSRCLIPWTEFGGIYLLEIHRILRPGGFWVLSGPPVNYENRWRGWNTTVEEQRSDYEKLQELLTSMCFKLYNKKDDIAVWQKSSDNSCYDRLAAPDVYPPKCDDGTEPDSAWYTPLRPCVVVPNQRLKKLGLKSVPQWPERLHVAPERISAVQGGSSGAFKHDDSKWKVRVKHYKKLLPVIGTDKIRNVMDMNTVYGGFAAAVIDDPLWVMNVVSSYAPNTLPVVYDRGLIGTSHDWCEAFSTYPRTYDLLHLDGLFTAESHRCEMKYVLLEMDRILRPNGYAVIRESSYFVDAVVTIAKGMKWGCRKEETEYGVEKEKLLICQKKLWYSNQSER, encoded by the exons ATGAAGGGTAAAGATGGAAAGCCAGGATCCTACCCTGATAAAAGTTCCAGGATGATTCCCATTACTTTAATGTTTGTTGTTCTATGTGGGTTTTCATTCTATCTTGGTGGTATTTTCTGCTCTGAGAAGAATCGATATGTCACAAAAGATGTGGCAAGGCCCATTCAATCTCATAAAGAAGTTACATCTACTCCTCTTCACATGAAATCTATAGTGTTCCCTCAATGTAGCAAGGATTATCAAGATTACACCCCATGCACTGACCCGAAG CGGTGGATGAAGTATGGTCGGCATCGACTTACTTTTATGGAGCGTCACTGCCCTCCGGTGTTTGAAAGAAAGGAATGCTTGGTGCCCCCACCAGATGGCTACAAGCCCCCAATTACATGGCCAAAGAGCAGGAATGAATGTTGGTATAG GAATGTTCCCTATGATTGGATTAACAAACAAAAATCTAATCAGCACTGGCTGAGGAAAGAAGGGgagaaatttctctttcctggGGGAGGTACCATGTTCCCCAATGGAGTTAGTGCATATGTTGATTTGATGGAAGATTTGATTCCTGAAATGAAAGATGGAACCATCCGAACTGCAATTGATACAGGATGTGGA GTTGCAAGCTGGGGTGGTGATTTACTAGATCGTGGGATTCTAACTGTTTCCCTCGCACCAAGAGATAACCATGAGGCTCAAGTTCAGTTTGCACTTGAACGAGGCATTCCAGCAATATTGGGCATCATTTCGACACAGCgtcttccctttccttccaaTTCTTTTGATATGGCTCATTGCTCAAGATGCCTTATCCCTTGGACGGAATTTG GTGGAATCTACCTTCTTGAAATTCATCGCATTCTTCGCCCTGGGGGTTTCTGGGTCCTGTCTGGTCCACCAGTGAACTATGAGAACCGATGGCGGGGATGGAACACAACAGTGGAAGAGCAGAGATCAGATTATGAGAAGTTACAGGAGTTGCTGACATCCATGTGTTTCAAATTGTACAATAAAAAGGATGACATTGCTGTGTGGCAGAAATCTTCAGATAATAGCTGCTATGATCGTCTTGCTGCCCCAGATGTATACCCACCAAAGTGTGATGATGGTACTGAACCTGATTCAGCATGGTACACTCCACTCCGCCCTTGTGTTGTTGTTCCGAATCAGAGACTCAAGAAATTAGGGTTAAAATCTGTACCACAATGGCCAGAGCGGCTGCATGTTGCTCCAGAACGAATTTCTGCTGTTCAAGGTGGGAGTTCTGGGGCATTCAAGCATGATGACAGTAAATGGAAGGTTCGGGTGAAGCACTACAAGAAATTACTCCCAGTTATTGGCACAGATAAGATACGTAATGTTATGGATATGAATACAGTATATGGTGGCTTTGCAGCAGCAGTAATTGATGATCCCCTCTGGGTCATGAATGTGGTGTCTTCCTATGCTCCTAATACACTGCCGGTGGTCTACGACAGGGGATTGATTGGTACCTCCCATGACTG GTGCGAGGCATTCTCAACCTATCCTCGAACATATGATCTTCTACACCTTGATGGTCTTTTCACTGCTGAAAGCCACAG ATGTGAGATGAAGTATGTGCTCTTGGAGATGGATCGGATCCTACGTCCTAACGGGTATGCAGTTATCCGGGAGTCCAGCTATTTTGTGGATGCTGTAGTCACCATTGCCAAAGGGATGAAATGGGGCTGCCGTAAAGAAGAGACCGAGTATGGTGTGGAGAAGGAAAAGTTATTGATCTGCCAGAAGAAACTTTGGTACTCTAACCAGAGTGAAAGATGA